The proteins below are encoded in one region of Aphelocoma coerulescens isolate FSJ_1873_10779 chromosome 4, UR_Acoe_1.0, whole genome shotgun sequence:
- the LRRC66 gene encoding leucine-rich repeat-containing protein 66, with amino-acid sequence MDNLHLHVIAVVLYLNLPGSVGTKSQWTLPATPHHSECRWDGQFLLNCSFTRISTIPDDISQTAVTADLSYNNIKTFVCPDGRNEQWMLKHLNLSNNRISELTLTTCTNLPILETLNLNGNAIHTLTLDKPTPAHGSKKYSVVDHLLPALKVLSVERNNLQTVPRGLGLLQSLQTVYMSSNAIQQIDPKDFQNCSQLKDIHLRNNKITKIHPDAFRDLNKLQVVDLRENALTIPLPQILVSLNFFQLEVYLSKNAWIFNCKLNAFKHLFHFVFDSTRKKWSLSYKSDNNSQKPLLYLSSFHLNCRDNVLLKRATVPAGNTSVLTCNLDNIRGNGVSWWTPKGRISKNHGFPHMTLDKMNNLVIYNAEKTAEGLYLCLFNTTKEKYLIYNIQVKERVSAFLVRKARDTNTVFREKETEPNFALAVSLSVLITFVCAFCLGAFARPYLENLWRLMRRNKNSNSEHTYSNQAFSDETLSRESSASRPTNTQHSVLFCDKNSLGNTYIFPTETSNLYENITSSGVHPPNSEAKYQKQSNTEINMKKTPVFSKTQTSIDNNESINIYDNGLCSVRTDYQNNNEVTPNSKVSNCSGLLQSEITKATPGSPERKGIVSHNEPRHTTKFMQGRQSCEEQLGLNGNENIPSDVGDFISPGSSRRDADTENLSIYETIENSPFTEHDCKRIHSDEKDASADIFGDSSSAEGTPFTLSDCSSLADFELEQAEVSDNVPVCQSSLEEADTNSGTEKLSTLPESLNITGELQQIGKNADENSAYFETTINYGSDTTMHETASPYTDKCSGHISMSDPDTASSSNQEVPDTFDYFTNEESTVQNCISDSLYSQSTDFGNTVLKLKHFSTCDTENTSEEAELQLSLLPREPQHSLSFSHTEQKENAPAGSTDEHTARNSPEKNHGGEDITLRRNMSTFEDNGFIFAPIDTGLNEVVKKTSLLDSSKESSLELLPEHTAEKHFMFITQQDDWLLQGKQAYADKMQGGSDEKDSDGYTELQDTSNCSLPEETQSCNPTAALLQLHSSWKTQSGLTTDDHFQLDQSDEDAYSFSIPQGFFNESTPYSSCSFPQKPTVNTISESTDSSKMKDHTTLSELENHSAAAVEHLQNSSENVSQKSQTNSGQDQFFVKKKRAFDGFANILQSRRTNFNS; translated from the exons ATGGATAACCTTCATTTGCATGTCATAGCCGTGGTCCTTTACTTAAATCTTCCTGGATCAGTGGGAACCAAGTCACAGTGGACTCTTCCTGCTACACCTCACCATTCAGAGTGCCGGTGGGATGGGCAGTTCCTACTGAATTGCTCTTTTACCAGAATATCTACTATTCCAGATGATATATCACAAACAGCAGTAACAGCTGATTTGAGTTACAATAATATTAAAACTTTTGTGTGCCCTGATGGAAGAAATGAACAGTGGATGCTAAAACACCTGAACCTCAGTAACAACCGGATTTCTGAACTCACTTTAACTACTTGTACAAATTTACCCATTTTAGAAACTCTAAATCTCAATGGTAATGCCATCCACACCCTCACACTGGACAAGCCTACACCTGCACATGGGTCTAAAAAGTACAGCGTTGTTGATCATCTCCTGCCTGCTTTGAAAGTATTGTCAGTTGAAAGAAATAATCTTCAGACAGTTCCAAGAG gACTAGGCCTCCTGCAGTCTTTACAAACTGTCTATATGTCATCCAATGCCATACAACAGATTGACCCAAAGGATTTTCAAAACTGTTCACAGCTGAAGGACATTCACCTGCGAAACAACAAGATAACTAAAATTCATCCAGATGCCTTCAGAGATCTCAACAAATTACAG GTCGTGGATCTCCGTGAAAATGCTCTGACAATCCCTCTACCACAGATACTAGTCAGTTTGAACTTTTTTCAACTTGAAGTGTATTTGTCAAAGAATGCCTGGATCTTTAACTGCAAGCTAAATgcttttaaacatttatttcattttgtcttTGACTCCACAAGGAAAAAATGGAGCCTTTCATACAAGTCTGACAACAACTCCCAGAAACCTCTGCTGTATCTTTCAAGTTTCCATTTAAACTGCAGGGACAATGTTTTGCTCAAAAGGGCTACAGTGCCAGCAGGGAACACATCAGTGCTGACGTGTAACTTGGACAACATAAGGG gTAATGGAGTCTCTTGGTGGACACCTAAGGGCAGAATTTCAAAAAATCATGGTTTTCCTCATATGACACTGGATAAAATGAATAATTTAGTGATATACAATGCTGAGAAAACTGCTGAAGGATTGTATTTGTGTCTTTTTAATACAACAAAGGAGAAATACCTCATTTACAATATACAGGTGAAAGAAAGAGTTTCGGCATTTTTGGTTAGAAAAGCCCGGGATACTAACACTGTTtttagagagaaagaaacagagcCAAACTTTGCACTGGCTGTCTCCCTCTCTGTGCTCATTACGTTTGTTTGTGCTTTCTGTCTGGGTGCTTTTGCTAGACCCTACCTGGAGAACCTTTGGAGACTCATGCGCAggaataaaaattcaaattcaGAACATACTTATTCTAATCAAGCTTTTTCAGATGAAACCTTGAGCAGAGAGTCTTCTGCAAGCAGGccaacaaacacacagcatAGTGTGTTATTTTGTGATAAGAACTCTTTAGGAAACACATACATTTTTCCTACAGAAACTTCTAATTTGTATGAAAATATCACTAGCAGTGGCGTACATCCACCAAATTCAGAAGCAAAGTACCAGAAACAAAGCAATACTGAGATCaacatgaagaaaacaccaGTGTTTTCAAAAACCCAAACTAGTATTGACAATAATGAAAGTATAAATATTTATGATAATGGACTATGTTCTGTAAGGACAGATTACCAGAACAACAATGAAGTAACGCCAAACAGCAAAGTAAGCAACTGCTCTGGTCTGCTGCAGTCTGAGATCACAAAAGCTACACCAGGATCTCCAGAAAGAAAAGGTATTGTTTCACATAATGAACCCAGACACACTACAAAATTTATGCAGGGAAGGCAAAGCTGTGAAGAACAACTTGGTCTAAACGGCAACGAAAATATACCTAGTGATGTTGGAGATTTTATTTCACCTGGTAGCTCCAGAAGAGATGCAGATACTGAGAATTTAAGCATCTATGAAACAATAGAAAACTCTCCCTTTACAGAGCATGACTGTAAAAGGATACATTCAGATGAAAAAGACGCTTCAGCCGATATATTTGGTGACAGTTCTTCAGCTGAAGGTACTCCATTCACATTGAGTGACTGTAGCTCTTTAGCAGACTTTGAACTGGAACAAGCCGAGGTTAGTGACAACGTGCCCGTCTGTCAGTCATCGCTAGAGGAAGCTGATACAAACAGTGGAACTGAGAAGCTCTCAACACTGCCAGAGTCTCTAAACATTACTGGTGAACTTCAGCAGATTGGGAAAAATGCAGATGAGAACAGTGCCTATTTTGAAACCACTATTAATTATGGATCAGATACCACCATGCATGAAACAGCATCCCCTTATACTGATAAATGCAGTGGCCACATAAGCATGTCAGATCCAGATACAGCTAGTTCTTCAAATCAAGAAGTTCCAGATACATTTGATTATTTTACTAATGAGGAATCAACAGTACAAAACTGTATTTCTGATTCTCTCTACAGTCAAAGTACAGATTTTGGTAATACAGTGCTTAAGTTAAAACATTTTTCCACATGTGACACAGAGAACACTTCTGAAGAGGCTGAACTGCAGCTGTCTCTGCTTCCCAGAGAACCACAGCATTCCCTCAGCTTCAGTCacacagaacaaaaagaaaatgcacCAGCGGGAAGTACAGATGAGCACACAGCCAGGAACTCCCCTGAAAAGAATCATGGTGGAGAAGACATTACATTAAGAAGAAACATGAGTACATTTGAGGACAATGGCTTTATTTTTGCTCCCATTGATACTGGTTTGAATGAGGTTGTTAAAAAAACATCACTGCTGGATTCCAGCAAAGAATCATCTCTTGAACTGCTGCCTGAACACACAGCTGAAAAACATTTCATGTTTATTACACAGCAAGATGACTGGCTACTACAGGGGAAGCAGGCTTATGCAGATAAAATGCAAGGAGGTTCTGATGAGAAAGATTCTGATGGATACACAGAATTACAGGATACCAGCAATTGCAGTCTGCCTGAAGAAACACAGTCTTGTAATCctacagcagctctgctgcagcttcatAGTTCTTGGAAAACACAGTCAGGCTTGACAACAGATGATCACTTCCAACTGGATCAGAGTGatgaggatgcatattccttcTCAATCCCACAAGGTTTCTTCAATGAAAGCACACCATACAGTTCATGTTCCTTCCCACAAAAGCCTACAGTAAATACAATCTCTGAAAGCACCGATTCCAGCAAGATGAAGGATCACACTACTTTGTCAGAACTGGAGAACCATTCTGCAGCAGCAGTAGAACACCTTCAAAATTCCAGTGAAAATGTCAGCCAAAAAAGTCAGACAAATTCAGGACAGGACCAGTTTTTTGTTAAGAAGAAAAGAGCATTTGATGGTTTTGCTAATATTTTGCAAAGCAGGAGAACAAACTTCAATAGTTGA